The following coding sequences are from one Streptomyces venezuelae window:
- a CDS encoding plasmid mobilization relaxosome protein MobC: MHHQQDEPRTGQQEMTTTATSAARYGVGPSKGRSNADASAPGVAEALGHQGVPEQEKPTDATDAAVPLPRAADAAALRRAARRRKRKDEQRKERVDVRYSVDEKTEILAKARSLNIAGAHYVGAVVMAHVHGDLTLPGQRTPLDDYIDELTALRQRVAKIGHLVNQVAKKLNSGGHPHPGDTTIVVQAERTLAAVGTAVSHIAAAANQAVTSKAA; encoded by the coding sequence ATGCACCACCAGCAAGACGAACCCCGCACCGGCCAGCAGGAGATGACCACCACCGCCACCAGCGCAGCAAGGTATGGCGTTGGACCGTCCAAGGGCCGGTCCAACGCAGATGCCTCCGCCCCGGGGGTGGCGGAGGCTCTCGGGCACCAGGGGGTGCCCGAGCAGGAGAAGCCCACCGACGCCACCGACGCCGCCGTGCCGCTGCCGCGTGCCGCCGACGCCGCCGCGCTGCGTCGTGCCGCCCGCCGCCGCAAGCGCAAAGACGAGCAGCGCAAAGAGCGTGTCGACGTGCGCTACAGCGTCGACGAGAAAACCGAGATCCTCGCCAAGGCCCGGTCGCTGAACATCGCCGGCGCCCACTACGTCGGCGCTGTCGTCATGGCCCACGTCCACGGCGACCTCACCCTGCCCGGCCAGCGCACCCCGCTCGATGACTACATCGATGAGCTGACCGCCCTGCGCCAGCGGGTCGCCAAGATCGGCCACCTCGTCAACCAGGTCGCCAAGAAGCTAAACTCCGGCGGCCATCCACACCCTGGGGACACCACCATCGTGGTCCAGGCCGAACGCACCCTGGCCGCGGTGGGCACGGCCGTCAGCCACATCGCGGCTGCCGCCAACCAGGCCGTCACCAGCAAGGCGGCCTGA
- a CDS encoding relaxase/mobilization nuclease domain-containing protein yields MIAKISSGKDTAGLIRYLYGPGRANEHTDPHLVASFDGFAPDPGRTDDPAATKKLLVEDLDLHVKQARRLGRAPERHVWHCSIRAAETDRHLSDEEWADIARRIVAATGIAPEGDPDGCRWVAVRHADDHIHIAATKVRGDLRPARHWNDYLTADKELVAIEKEYGLQQVVRGDRTAAKRPTRAEKEKAQRAGHEMTARERLRFTVRTAVSVATSTEEFLGILAATDSVLIEIQRFPSGDIRGYKIAIESDTNAAGEPIWYSGSKLAPDLSFPQIRDRLTATDQPTQTAGQHQPNTWHQAIAATEHIPDRLDQGNDAVAQAHIAAFGEALDALPLLAPKEIRPHLHEAAAAFARATRSRIRAEHEHARALRGAIRAMRSQPAPRDGALLAMFLDVAILAVIAAGRWHRLRQHDQQVIAARQALVHLQAAYDQAAAVPLAALVHRKPPAPTVERLVAFVYEAVPAHAQQVLDDHAWAALATALVDAEAAGHEPATLLKQAVDQRPLDDARSPARALTWRVQRLTQHPTPGGRARAAQYRTVTGARTDLTAQVQPLPAPQPATTRGHSRR; encoded by the coding sequence ATGATCGCGAAGATCAGCAGTGGCAAGGACACCGCCGGCCTCATCCGCTACCTGTACGGCCCCGGCCGGGCCAACGAGCACACCGACCCGCACCTGGTCGCTTCCTTCGACGGCTTTGCACCCGACCCCGGCCGCACGGACGACCCCGCCGCCACAAAGAAGCTCCTCGTGGAGGACCTCGACCTGCACGTGAAGCAGGCCAGGCGCCTCGGCCGTGCGCCCGAGCGGCACGTGTGGCACTGCTCCATCCGCGCCGCTGAGACCGACCGCCACCTCAGCGACGAGGAGTGGGCCGACATCGCCCGCCGCATAGTGGCGGCCACCGGCATCGCCCCCGAGGGGGACCCTGACGGGTGCCGCTGGGTTGCCGTCCGGCACGCCGACGACCACATCCACATCGCCGCCACAAAGGTCCGAGGCGACCTCCGCCCAGCCCGCCACTGGAACGACTACCTGACCGCCGACAAGGAACTCGTCGCCATCGAGAAGGAGTACGGCCTCCAGCAGGTCGTACGTGGCGACCGCACCGCCGCCAAGCGGCCCACCCGCGCCGAGAAGGAGAAGGCCCAGCGAGCCGGCCACGAGATGACCGCTCGCGAACGCCTGCGCTTCACTGTCCGCACCGCGGTCTCGGTCGCCACCAGCACCGAGGAGTTCCTCGGCATCCTCGCCGCCACCGACAGCGTCCTAATCGAGATCCAGCGCTTCCCCTCCGGCGACATCCGCGGATACAAGATCGCCATCGAAAGCGACACCAACGCCGCTGGCGAGCCCATCTGGTACTCCGGCTCCAAGCTCGCCCCCGACCTGTCCTTCCCCCAGATCCGCGACCGCCTCACCGCCACCGACCAGCCCACCCAGACGGCGGGGCAACACCAACCCAATACATGGCACCAGGCGATCGCCGCCACCGAGCACATCCCCGACCGCCTCGACCAGGGCAACGACGCAGTCGCCCAGGCCCACATCGCCGCCTTCGGCGAAGCCCTCGACGCCCTGCCCCTCCTGGCCCCCAAGGAAATCCGGCCCCACCTACATGAGGCCGCCGCCGCCTTCGCACGTGCCACCCGCTCCCGCATCCGGGCCGAGCATGAGCACGCCCGCGCCCTGCGCGGCGCCATCCGGGCCATGCGCAGCCAGCCGGCACCGCGCGACGGTGCCCTGCTGGCCATGTTCCTCGACGTGGCAATCCTGGCGGTCATCGCTGCCGGACGCTGGCATCGGCTCCGCCAGCACGACCAGCAGGTCATCGCCGCCCGCCAAGCGCTGGTGCACCTGCAGGCCGCCTACGACCAAGCCGCCGCGGTCCCGCTGGCCGCCCTCGTCCATCGCAAGCCGCCGGCCCCCACGGTCGAACGGCTCGTCGCCTTCGTCTACGAGGCCGTACCCGCACACGCCCAGCAGGTCCTCGACGACCACGCCTGGGCGGCACTCGCCACCGCCCTCGTCGACGCCGAAGCGGCTGGACACGAACCCGCCACGCTACTGAAGCAGGCAGTCGACCAGCGGCCACTGGACGACGCCCGCTCCCCGGCACGCGCCCTCACCTGGCGCGTCCAACGCCTCACCCAGCACCCCACCCCTGGCGGCCGAGCACGAGCCGCCCAATACCGGACGGTCACAGGCGCCCGAACGGACCTCACTGCCCAGGTTCAGCCACTCCCTGCGCCGCAGCCAGCCACGACACGGGGACACAGTCGTCGCTGA
- a CDS encoding DUF317 domain-containing protein — MEALLNPHFPLDPSLPRGALSAYWVGPRHLAGDDGRLYDAVADTLAGLGWTSLTIARGRRELDEPLEDREVLRSTVLHISPDALRWAQWVLPDEPFQLGGLPIAWQVSARSDASSPLAEWSAYFTAGIPGEVLTDFLLAFDECGHPTAALTGPEVVLDAVTTQGWLRDADEPHSTAMHATFTSRLSFGEVPPLIQDADPRALTTEPDETGPFGWQAWAEPAMGAPYVWAASFGASVPHNLVAAFAASLSSNAPVLRRVLPESTRDRLLRAPAI; from the coding sequence TTGGAGGCGCTCCTGAACCCGCACTTCCCGCTCGACCCGTCCCTTCCGCGCGGCGCCTTGTCCGCGTACTGGGTCGGCCCCCGGCACCTGGCCGGCGACGACGGGCGTCTCTACGACGCCGTCGCAGACACTCTCGCCGGCCTTGGCTGGACGAGCCTGACGATCGCCCGCGGGCGGCGCGAGCTCGACGAGCCGCTGGAGGACAGGGAGGTGTTGCGCAGCACCGTCCTCCACATCAGCCCTGATGCCCTCCGGTGGGCCCAGTGGGTGCTGCCGGACGAGCCATTTCAACTCGGTGGGCTGCCGATAGCCTGGCAGGTTTCCGCCCGCTCCGACGCGAGCAGTCCGCTCGCCGAATGGTCCGCCTACTTCACCGCCGGCATCCCGGGTGAGGTCCTCACCGACTTCCTTCTCGCGTTCGATGAATGCGGCCACCCCACCGCCGCGTTGACCGGTCCCGAGGTGGTTCTCGATGCGGTCACCACGCAGGGCTGGCTCCGCGACGCCGACGAGCCTCACTCGACGGCGATGCATGCCACCTTCACCTCCCGCCTCAGCTTCGGCGAGGTCCCGCCCCTCATCCAGGACGCCGACCCCCGCGCCCTGACCACCGAGCCGGATGAGACAGGGCCGTTCGGATGGCAGGCGTGGGCTGAGCCGGCGATGGGCGCCCCGTATGTGTGGGCTGCGTCGTTCGGTGCCAGCGTGCCGCACAACCTCGTCGCCGCATTCGCGGCGTCACTCAGCTCTAACGCACCGGTGCTGCGCCGGGTTCTACCGGAGAGCACGCGGGACCGGCTCTTGCGCGCCCCGGCCATCTGA
- a CDS encoding damage-control phosphatase ARMT1 family protein translates to MTEKIPSTSDGRADSSSGPAADRDAPVILSNEPGSFAWGVLAKRHPALIQQVRDAFPYGRRQHEALDALLDEITAGVVEPLAPAEHDHEQWADWGRKHFGRSWFDAPFLWAESYFYRRLLGAIEYFGTGPWQGVDPFAPFKQAELRGEAVEEELRALDALADAPADVRATALLHASLWGNRADLGFRVSAGKPAAGEAASALVADDSGVLWQLLPAGAPSTVAVVADNAGRELIPDLILIDHLLECQHAERVVLHVKPSPYYVSDAMTADVVDCLRRLTEAPGEAGTIGGRLWKAMASGRLEVRTHPFFCAPLPYEEMPEDLRSEFEAATITLLKGDLNYRRLVGDRLWDATAPFADLTAYFPGAVAALRTLKSDVIVGLDRGTLDTLEQSGVAWRTSGTHALIQVRP, encoded by the coding sequence ATGACAGAGAAGATTCCCAGCACCTCGGACGGAAGGGCCGACAGCAGCTCCGGCCCGGCCGCCGACCGCGACGCGCCGGTCATCCTGAGCAACGAGCCCGGCTCGTTCGCCTGGGGCGTCCTGGCCAAACGCCACCCGGCCCTGATCCAGCAGGTGCGAGACGCCTTTCCGTACGGCCGCCGACAGCACGAGGCCCTCGATGCCCTGCTGGACGAGATCACCGCCGGCGTCGTCGAACCGCTCGCCCCAGCGGAGCACGATCACGAGCAGTGGGCGGATTGGGGGCGGAAGCACTTCGGGCGATCGTGGTTCGACGCCCCGTTCCTGTGGGCGGAGAGCTACTTCTACCGCAGGCTGCTTGGCGCCATCGAGTACTTCGGTACCGGCCCGTGGCAGGGAGTCGATCCCTTCGCCCCGTTCAAGCAGGCCGAACTGCGCGGCGAGGCGGTGGAGGAGGAGCTGCGGGCCCTGGACGCGCTCGCCGACGCACCTGCCGACGTGCGGGCCACGGCGCTGCTCCACGCCTCGCTCTGGGGCAACCGCGCGGACCTCGGCTTCCGCGTCTCGGCGGGGAAGCCAGCGGCGGGCGAAGCTGCCTCCGCGCTGGTCGCCGACGACAGCGGCGTGCTTTGGCAGCTCCTGCCCGCCGGTGCCCCCTCGACCGTCGCCGTGGTGGCGGACAACGCCGGACGCGAGCTGATCCCGGACCTGATCCTCATCGACCACCTCCTCGAATGCCAGCATGCCGAACGGGTCGTGCTCCATGTAAAGCCCAGCCCGTACTACGTGTCCGACGCGATGACGGCAGACGTCGTCGACTGCCTCCGCCGCCTCACCGAGGCACCCGGCGAAGCCGGCACGATCGGCGGCCGACTGTGGAAGGCCATGGCGTCAGGGCGCCTGGAGGTCCGTACCCATCCCTTCTTCTGCGCTCCGCTGCCGTACGAGGAGATGCCCGAGGACCTCCGGAGCGAGTTCGAGGCGGCCACGATCACCCTCCTGAAGGGCGACCTCAACTACCGCCGCCTGGTGGGCGACCGGCTCTGGGACGCCACGGCGCCGTTCGCCGACCTCACCGCGTACTTCCCAGGGGCCGTCGCAGCCCTCCGCACCCTGAAGTCCGACGTCATTGTCGGCCTGGACCGCGGAACACTGGACACCCTCGAGCAGTCCGGTGTGGCGTGGCGTACGAGCGGCACTCACGCTCTCATCCAGGTTCGGCCGTAG